A window of the Dissulfurirhabdus thermomarina genome harbors these coding sequences:
- the hemB gene encoding porphobilinogen synthase: protein MMFPDYRPRRLRRTEALRGLVRETRLHPGHLVYPLFVAPGKGLKAPIDAMPGCHRWSVDTVVDEAKEVADLGVPAVILFGLPEKKDPQGSEAWAKNGVVQKAIRAIKKAVPGLVVITDVCLCEYTSHGHCGVLAKDRVDNDATLELLAKIALSHAQAGADMVAPSDMMDGRVGAIRSRLDDEGFDDVPIMSYAVKYASAFYGPFREAADCAPQFGDRRSYQMDPANAVEALREASLDMEEGADILMVKPAMPYLDIIRLLRQEFTLPVAAYHVSGEYAMIKAAAARGWIDETRVMLESLLSIRRAGADIILTYFAKDAARALA from the coding sequence ATGATGTTCCCCGACTACCGCCCCCGCCGACTTCGCCGCACCGAGGCCCTTCGCGGCCTCGTCCGGGAGACGCGCCTCCACCCCGGCCACCTGGTCTATCCCCTCTTCGTGGCGCCCGGCAAGGGCCTCAAGGCGCCCATCGACGCCATGCCCGGGTGCCACCGCTGGTCCGTGGACACCGTGGTGGACGAGGCCAAGGAGGTGGCCGACCTCGGCGTGCCGGCGGTGATCCTCTTCGGCCTCCCCGAGAAGAAGGACCCGCAAGGTTCCGAGGCCTGGGCGAAGAACGGCGTGGTCCAGAAGGCCATCCGGGCCATCAAGAAGGCGGTCCCCGGGCTCGTGGTCATCACCGACGTCTGCCTCTGCGAGTACACGAGCCACGGCCACTGCGGCGTCCTTGCCAAGGACCGGGTGGACAACGACGCCACCCTGGAGCTCCTGGCCAAGATCGCCCTCTCCCACGCCCAGGCCGGCGCCGACATGGTGGCCCCCTCCGACATGATGGACGGCCGCGTGGGCGCCATCCGGAGTCGGCTCGACGACGAGGGTTTCGACGACGTCCCCATCATGTCCTACGCCGTCAAGTACGCCTCGGCCTTCTACGGGCCCTTCCGGGAGGCGGCGGACTGCGCCCCCCAGTTCGGCGACCGCCGCTCCTACCAGATGGACCCGGCCAACGCGGTGGAGGCCCTGCGGGAGGCCTCCCTCGACATGGAAGAGGGCGCCGACATCCTCATGGTGAAGCCCGCCATGCCCTACCTCGACATCATCCGCCTCCTCCGGCAGGAGTTCACCCTGCCGGTGGCCGCCTACCACGTCAGCGGCGAATACGCCATGATCAAGGCCGCCGCCGCCCGGGGCTGGATCGACGAAACCCGGGTGATGCTGGAATCCCTCCTCTCCATCCGGCGGGCCGGCGCCGACATCATCCTCACGTACTTCGCCAAGGACGCGGCCCGGGCCCTTGCCTGA
- a CDS encoding response regulator: protein MKAGQTLLLVDAQPSVRKVTRTVAAREGLRLLEADDGQEGLDLARAEVPDLVLIRRDSPVLDALSVTVLLKQAEATRSIPVVVLCAEATALDVEHYHDAGVDDYILLPLTEHNLLEKLETWLP, encoded by the coding sequence GTGAAAGCCGGACAGACCCTCCTCCTGGTGGACGCCCAGCCCTCGGTGCGGAAGGTGACCCGGACCGTGGCCGCCCGGGAGGGGCTCCGACTGCTGGAGGCCGACGACGGCCAGGAAGGGCTGGACCTCGCCCGCGCCGAGGTCCCCGACCTCGTCCTCATCCGCCGCGACAGCCCGGTGCTCGACGCCCTCTCCGTCACGGTCCTCCTCAAGCAGGCCGAGGCCACCCGGTCCATCCCGGTGGTGGTCCTGTGCGCCGAGGCCACCGCCCTCGACGTGGAGCACTACCACGACGCCGGGGTGGACGACTACATCCTCCTCCCCCTCACCGAGCACAACCTGCTGGAAAAACTGGAGACCTGGCTGCCATGA
- a CDS encoding AAA family ATPase, which translates to MKRRDNGPHTGPDAPSGHEGLPAPRRAGPPELPSQQDLEREISDYLAKKYGGRVRVVSQMVLPEAPGVDQGGGGPAAAGERGGPIDFSLKPEELEAWLDRYVVGQREAKAVLATKICTHFRRVRLAQERGGATSPAGHIKNNIILIGPTGVGKTFLLKLIAAKIGVPFVKADATKFSETGYVGGDVEDLVRELVDAAGGDIERAQYGIVYIDEIDKIAAPYTSHGPDVSRSGVQRALLKLLEETQVDLRVPHDPVAQLEAIERYRRSGRRERQVVNTRDILFIVSGAFAGLSEIVKRRLSRSGIGFGAELRADDDQEWLRHVIPQDLVEYGFESEFVGRLPVVACLHPLDVDDLHAILQNPDGAVTATKRQDFRAYGIDLRFEDEALRLLAAEAHRQGTGARALVSVVERALLPFEKRLPSLGADFLVVTPELVRDPEAELERIAADPGAPDRRAAYEALVARQRSTLVERLRAGGEVPGWEDADLPLTETRLRLIARLAMDEDLPLEEAGRRIRRWIEQIRRYEAAFEHKCGIRITFDEAAADALLEAGGGREVPLYTQCERLCNILEYGLPLIHERCGRKAFRIPAEAVENPELYINRLIRECYPPDPEDTPR; encoded by the coding sequence ATGAAGAGACGGGACAACGGCCCTCACACCGGCCCAGACGCCCCGAGCGGGCACGAGGGGCTTCCCGCGCCCCGCCGCGCCGGCCCCCCGGAGCTCCCCTCGCAGCAGGACCTGGAGCGGGAGATCAGCGACTACCTCGCCAAGAAGTACGGCGGGCGGGTGCGGGTGGTCTCCCAGATGGTGCTCCCCGAGGCCCCCGGCGTGGACCAGGGGGGCGGGGGCCCCGCCGCGGCGGGGGAGCGGGGTGGTCCCATCGACTTCTCCCTCAAGCCCGAGGAGCTCGAGGCCTGGCTCGACCGCTACGTGGTGGGCCAGCGGGAGGCCAAGGCCGTCCTCGCCACCAAGATCTGCACCCACTTCCGCCGGGTCCGGCTGGCCCAGGAACGGGGCGGGGCCACGAGCCCGGCGGGCCACATCAAGAACAACATCATCCTCATCGGGCCCACGGGCGTGGGCAAGACCTTCCTCCTCAAGCTCATCGCCGCCAAGATCGGCGTCCCCTTCGTCAAGGCCGACGCCACCAAGTTCAGCGAGACCGGCTACGTCGGCGGCGACGTCGAGGACCTGGTGCGGGAGCTGGTGGACGCGGCCGGCGGCGACATCGAGCGGGCCCAGTACGGGATCGTCTACATCGACGAGATCGACAAGATCGCCGCCCCCTACACGAGCCACGGGCCGGACGTCTCCCGCTCCGGCGTCCAGCGGGCCCTGCTCAAGCTCCTCGAGGAGACCCAGGTGGACCTCCGGGTGCCCCACGACCCGGTGGCCCAGCTCGAGGCCATCGAGCGGTACCGCCGGAGCGGGCGCCGCGAGCGGCAGGTGGTGAACACCCGGGACATCCTCTTCATCGTGAGCGGGGCCTTCGCGGGCCTTTCGGAGATCGTCAAGCGCCGCCTCAGCCGGAGCGGCATCGGCTTCGGCGCCGAGCTCCGTGCCGACGACGACCAGGAGTGGCTGCGGCACGTCATCCCGCAAGACCTGGTGGAATACGGGTTCGAGTCGGAGTTCGTGGGGCGCCTGCCGGTGGTGGCGTGCCTCCACCCCCTGGACGTGGACGACCTCCACGCCATCCTGCAAAACCCCGACGGGGCCGTCACCGCGACCAAGCGGCAGGACTTCCGCGCCTACGGCATCGACCTCCGCTTCGAGGACGAGGCCCTCCGGCTCCTGGCCGCCGAGGCCCACCGCCAGGGCACCGGGGCCCGGGCCCTGGTGAGCGTGGTGGAGCGGGCCCTGCTCCCCTTCGAAAAGCGCCTCCCGTCGCTGGGGGCGGACTTCCTCGTGGTCACCCCGGAACTCGTCCGAGACCCCGAGGCCGAACTGGAGCGGATCGCCGCCGACCCCGGGGCCCCCGACCGCCGCGCCGCCTACGAGGCCCTCGTCGCCCGGCAACGCTCGACGCTGGTGGAACGGCTCCGGGCCGGCGGGGAGGTGCCCGGGTGGGAAGACGCGGATCTCCCCCTCACCGAGACCCGCCTCCGGCTCATCGCCCGGCTCGCCATGGACGAGGATCTTCCCCTCGAGGAGGCCGGCCGGCGGATCCGGCGCTGGATAGAGCAGATCCGGCGCTACGAGGCGGCCTTCGAGCACAAGTGCGGCATCCGGATCACCTTCGACGAGGCCGCCGCCGACGCCCTCCTCGAGGCCGGCGGCGGGCGGGAGGTCCCCCTCTACACCCAGTGCGAGCGGCTTTGCAATATCCTCGAATATGGGTTACCCCTAATCCATGAACGTTGCGGGCGGAAGGCCTTCCGCATCCCCGCCGAGGCCGTGGAAAACCCGGAGCTCTACATCAACCGCCTGATCCGGGAATGCTACCCGCCGGATCCCGAGGACACGCCCAGGTGA